A portion of the Myxococcales bacterium genome contains these proteins:
- a CDS encoding HAD-IB family hydrolase, with amino-acid sequence MAASYFDVDGTLIRTNLVHPTLFYLKNLRTPLESLGKLGRAALKTPEMILAELRDRRLFNEVLFSAYEGVSRDRVKVLSEEVYDKVIRPAMFPFAKELVARCRAEGQDVVIVSGALVEVMEHLARALGATHVIANNLEFKDGFATGRLLRPVVAGPEKARLVREHARTHGHQLDDCFAYSDSYSDVPMLSIVGHPAAVNPEPKLADLARTYGWPVLQLESQDKMPRKGALGAFFG; translated from the coding sequence ATGGCCGCCAGTTACTTCGACGTCGATGGCACGCTCATCCGAACGAACCTCGTTCATCCGACGCTCTTCTACTTGAAGAACCTCCGAACTCCGCTCGAGAGCCTCGGGAAGCTCGGGCGCGCTGCGCTCAAGACGCCGGAGATGATCCTCGCCGAGCTTCGTGACCGCCGACTCTTCAACGAGGTGCTCTTCTCGGCCTACGAGGGGGTGAGTCGCGATCGCGTGAAGGTCCTCTCGGAAGAGGTCTACGACAAGGTCATCAGGCCCGCGATGTTTCCCTTCGCCAAGGAGCTGGTCGCTCGCTGCCGCGCCGAAGGTCAAGACGTAGTCATCGTGTCGGGCGCGCTCGTGGAGGTCATGGAGCACCTCGCTCGGGCCCTCGGCGCGACGCACGTCATCGCCAACAACCTCGAGTTCAAGGACGGCTTTGCCACCGGACGCCTCCTGCGGCCCGTCGTCGCAGGGCCGGAAAAGGCGCGCCTCGTGCGCGAGCACGCCCGCACCCACGGCCATCAGCTCGACGACTGCTTCGCCTACTCGGACAGCTACTCGGACGTGCCCATGCTCTCCATCGTGGGGCACCCGGCGGCCGTCAACCCGGAGCCGAAGCTCGCTGATCTGGCGCGAACCTACGGGTGGCCCGTTCTGCAGCTCGAGTCGCAAGACAAGATGCCCCGGAAGGGCGCGCTGGGCGCATTTTTCGGGTAG
- a CDS encoding protein kinase — MAKVEQPLSPAVSALAPGVLVGGRFRLTGILGEGGMAVVVAAHHEGLDMPVALKVMKTEAAMKPEVRARFAREAKAVATLRSEHVARVLDVGETDDGRPYLVIEHLEGRDLARVLATEGSLTISRAVDFVMQAAVGLAEAHARGIVHRDIKPANLFVTREPGFECIKVLDFGISKVLGIGAANPVITTSELMGSPAYMSPEQLRSAGHVDARSDLWSLGAVLFELLAGTPPFGGLNVDFYNVISAILHDATPSLRDRRGDVSPGLAALVARCLEKDASTRFSSAVDLLVALAPFGGPRAAALVERGAAASRPQPALPPTPPNGSATYDDPARRVATDSTAATVLLTPQTYVATPRAPLTPLTPLRVSALRPAPLARSKCASGQSLAPDTVKATREAFARAQPSLAGRPVSLAFLFASSRHDIGRATAELGALTGDAPVLSCTTAGEITERGLSHRGLAVFLIACEDMRTLVNFTDALETDLERAVAELTEGFDAAALAARQDGCTQSMTVALLDGLSTNGEPLVEGLLAHTRGYQRLVGGAAGDDGAFQKTHVAAKGRSAVSGAAAAHVFASKPWGIGVAHGLSPATDRMRVTKARGNRIYEIEKRPAFEAYRAFAKQRDGIDLTPERAASFLVQNEMGVYYFDNVRHARAAIRVESDGSLVCAGTVPEGASVCFLTGDPESMLQAARAAALEAAEQLKGQPAAGVLVFDCVCREAILGAKFEREIAAIAGVFPHVPVGGFLTYGEIARARGRLEGWHNATVVVVAVPA, encoded by the coding sequence TTGGCCAAGGTCGAACAGCCACTCTCGCCGGCGGTCAGCGCGCTAGCCCCTGGCGTGCTCGTCGGCGGCAGATTTCGACTGACCGGCATCCTCGGCGAAGGCGGGATGGCCGTCGTCGTGGCGGCGCACCACGAGGGCCTCGACATGCCGGTGGCGCTGAAGGTCATGAAGACCGAAGCGGCCATGAAGCCCGAAGTGCGCGCGCGCTTCGCGCGCGAAGCGAAGGCCGTCGCTACGCTGCGCTCGGAGCATGTGGCTCGAGTCCTCGACGTGGGCGAGACGGACGACGGACGACCCTACCTCGTCATCGAACACCTCGAGGGGCGAGACTTGGCTCGCGTTCTCGCGACCGAAGGCAGCCTGACCATCAGTCGCGCCGTCGATTTCGTCATGCAAGCCGCCGTGGGCTTGGCTGAGGCCCACGCTCGCGGCATCGTTCACCGGGACATCAAGCCGGCGAACCTGTTCGTCACCCGCGAACCGGGCTTCGAGTGCATCAAGGTGCTCGACTTCGGAATTTCGAAGGTGCTGGGCATCGGCGCGGCGAACCCCGTCATCACCACCAGCGAGCTCATGGGTTCGCCGGCGTACATGTCACCGGAGCAGCTTCGCTCCGCGGGACACGTCGACGCTCGTTCGGACCTTTGGTCGCTCGGCGCCGTGCTCTTCGAACTGCTCGCCGGGACGCCACCTTTTGGCGGCCTCAACGTCGACTTCTACAACGTCATCTCGGCGATCCTGCACGACGCCACGCCGAGTCTTCGCGATCGCCGCGGCGACGTGTCGCCGGGCCTCGCTGCGCTCGTGGCCCGTTGCCTCGAGAAGGATGCCTCGACGCGCTTCTCGAGCGCCGTTGACCTGCTCGTGGCGCTCGCTCCTTTCGGTGGACCTCGTGCCGCGGCGCTCGTGGAACGCGGAGCCGCCGCCTCGCGCCCTCAGCCAGCGCTGCCGCCGACCCCGCCCAACGGCAGCGCCACCTACGACGACCCGGCACGTCGCGTCGCGACCGACAGCACGGCGGCGACGGTCTTGCTCACGCCGCAGACCTACGTCGCGACGCCGCGAGCCCCGCTGACACCGCTGACGCCGCTCCGCGTCAGCGCGTTACGGCCCGCTCCGCTCGCTCGCTCGAAGTGCGCGTCCGGTCAGTCGCTCGCCCCCGACACCGTCAAAGCCACGCGGGAAGCGTTTGCGCGGGCACAGCCCTCGCTCGCCGGGCGACCCGTCTCGCTCGCGTTCCTCTTTGCGTCGTCGCGGCATGACATCGGGCGCGCCACGGCGGAGCTTGGCGCGCTCACCGGCGACGCGCCGGTCCTCTCGTGCACCACGGCCGGCGAGATCACCGAGCGCGGGCTCTCGCATCGCGGCCTCGCGGTCTTCCTCATCGCCTGCGAAGACATGCGGACGCTCGTGAACTTCACCGACGCCCTCGAGACCGATCTCGAACGCGCCGTGGCCGAGCTCACAGAAGGCTTCGACGCGGCGGCCCTGGCGGCTCGGCAAGACGGCTGCACCCAATCGATGACCGTGGCCCTGCTCGACGGGCTTTCGACCAACGGTGAGCCGCTCGTTGAAGGGCTTCTGGCGCACACGCGCGGCTACCAACGGCTCGTTGGAGGCGCCGCCGGCGACGACGGTGCATTTCAGAAGACACACGTGGCGGCGAAGGGGCGGAGCGCCGTCTCGGGCGCCGCGGCGGCCCATGTGTTCGCGAGCAAGCCGTGGGGCATCGGCGTCGCGCACGGGCTCTCGCCGGCGACCGATCGCATGCGGGTGACCAAAGCCCGCGGCAACCGCATCTACGAGATCGAAAAGCGGCCCGCGTTTGAGGCCTACCGCGCGTTCGCCAAGCAACGAGACGGGATCGACCTCACGCCGGAGCGTGCCGCGTCCTTCCTGGTGCAAAACGAGATGGGGGTCTACTACTTCGACAACGTGCGCCACGCGCGCGCTGCCATTCGCGTCGAGAGCGATGGCTCGCTCGTGTGCGCCGGCACCGTCCCCGAGGGCGCGAGCGTCTGCTTTCTCACGGGCGACCCGGAGTCGATGCTGCAGGCGGCTCGCGCGGCCGCGCTCGAGGCGGCCGAGCAGCTCAAGGGACAGCCGGCGGCCGGCGTTCTGGTCTTCGACTGCGTGTGTCGCGAGGCCATTCTCGGGGCTAAGTTCGAGCGAGAAATCGCCGCCATCGCCGGCGTGTTTCCCCACGTGCCCGTGGGCGGGTTCCTAACCTACGGCGAAATCGCCCGCGCCCGCGGCCGCCTCGAAGGCTGGCACAACGCGACCGTCGTCGTCGTGGCCGTGCCGGCCTAG
- a CDS encoding arginyltransferase — translation MARVLQQFIEPPRSCAYLSGAVATLEITILVDVNAAELEALLAHGYRHFGATYFRPVCEPCRECVTLRIPTTTFAPSRSQRRALRAAEAFRRVVGPPQVDHERLALYEKWHASREEQRGWEESPMDAARYRSDFARPAKTTREVAFYDDADGGRLVGLGIVDHTTTALSAVYFFYDPAMGHASLGTAHVVMLVLEAQALGMTHVYLGYRVEGCASLKYKERFLPHELLEGRPALSDDPKWRLRARE, via the coding sequence GTGGCGCGCGTGCTCCAGCAGTTCATCGAACCGCCTCGCAGCTGCGCCTACCTTTCGGGCGCCGTAGCCACGCTGGAAATTACCATCCTGGTCGACGTGAACGCGGCGGAGCTTGAGGCGCTTCTCGCCCATGGCTACAGGCACTTCGGCGCGACGTACTTCCGTCCCGTGTGCGAGCCCTGCCGTGAGTGCGTGACACTGCGCATCCCCACCACCACCTTCGCACCGAGTCGCAGTCAGAGGCGCGCGCTACGGGCGGCGGAGGCTTTCCGCCGCGTGGTCGGCCCACCTCAAGTCGACCACGAGCGACTGGCCCTCTACGAGAAGTGGCACGCCTCGCGCGAAGAGCAGCGCGGCTGGGAGGAGAGCCCCATGGATGCGGCGCGCTACCGCTCCGACTTTGCGCGGCCCGCGAAGACCACGCGCGAGGTGGCGTTCTATGACGACGCTGACGGCGGCCGCCTCGTGGGCCTCGGGATCGTCGATCACACAACGACTGCGCTCAGCGCCGTCTACTTCTTCTACGACCCAGCGATGGGGCATGCCTCGCTCGGAACGGCGCACGTCGTCATGCTCGTCCTTGAGGCTCAGGCGCTAGGGATGACGCACGTCTACCTGGGCTACCGAGTCGAGGGCTGCGCTTCGCTGAAGTACAAGGAGCGCTTCCTACCGCACGAGTTGCTCGAAGGGCGTCCGGCCCTCTCGGACGATCCGAAGTGGCGCCTCCGCGCGCGCGAGTGA
- a CDS encoding alpha/beta fold hydrolase: protein MEPRARKVSIGRGEDVTALLYAASRQGKLDQTLVLAHGAGAGQKHPFMVACAEGLAARGVDVVTFNFLYTEIGKKSPDPEAVLEDCFRAVIAATTDGGVPFLGGKSLGGRMASHLASKGTAARGLVLLSYPLHPPGKEDLRTKHFGGLAVPCLFVQGTRDPFGTPSELALHVKAIPGGARIVAVEGGDHSWEVPKRMGISDQEVIARAMDATVSWMRQTLAPAR, encoded by the coding sequence ATGGAGCCCCGCGCGAGGAAGGTCTCGATCGGTCGCGGTGAGGACGTCACGGCGCTCCTCTACGCCGCGAGTCGCCAAGGGAAGCTCGACCAGACGCTCGTCTTGGCTCACGGCGCCGGGGCCGGCCAGAAGCATCCGTTCATGGTCGCGTGCGCCGAGGGCCTTGCGGCGCGCGGCGTTGACGTCGTGACGTTCAACTTTCTCTACACCGAGATCGGGAAGAAGAGCCCGGACCCGGAGGCGGTGCTCGAGGACTGCTTTCGCGCAGTCATCGCGGCGACTACCGATGGGGGCGTTCCGTTCCTCGGAGGCAAATCGCTCGGTGGACGCATGGCGTCACACCTCGCGTCGAAAGGCACCGCGGCGCGCGGGCTCGTTCTGCTCAGCTATCCGCTCCACCCGCCCGGCAAGGAAGATCTACGGACGAAACACTTCGGCGGTCTCGCTGTGCCCTGCCTCTTCGTGCAGGGCACACGCGATCCTTTCGGGACGCCTTCCGAGCTCGCGCTCCATGTAAAAGCGATCCCCGGGGGCGCGCGCATCGTGGCGGTCGAAGGCGGCGATCACTCGTGGGAGGTCCCCAAGCGCATGGGCATCTCCGACCAAGAGGTGATCGCGCGCGCCATGGACGCCACGGTGTCGTGGATGCGTCAGACGCTCGCGCCGGCACGGTGA
- a CDS encoding lamin tail domain-containing protein: MSFQRRAAVLAVLGGVAAFAACADSIGTPSIEDDLDASTTTRTDAARRDSSAADGSDTPLDAELPDAGKKDTGTVKDSAALDSNTPDVTVVSDAAPVVDAGVLEAGPPSTTLVINEVDYDQPAPEGGAADDVAEFVEILNKSSSPVALTGYEVRFYNGSNASTVQTPYLTVPLSGTIAVGQYLVIRATGLAVDGAAMTIDFAAAKNNIQNGGNDSITIVNGATIVDTLTYGTAAGPPPNPALVEGSVPTATDSNTVVGSLVRSPDGTDTNSGNTDWKFSLNPTPGAANAL; encoded by the coding sequence ATGAGCTTCCAACGTCGCGCCGCCGTCCTTGCCGTTTTGGGAGGCGTCGCCGCCTTCGCCGCCTGCGCCGATAGCATCGGCACCCCGAGCATCGAGGACGACCTGGACGCGTCCACCACGACGCGCACCGACGCGGCTCGTCGCGATTCATCGGCGGCCGACGGCAGCGATACACCGCTCGACGCCGAGCTGCCGGACGCCGGGAAGAAAGACACGGGCACGGTCAAAGACTCGGCCGCCCTCGACTCAAACACGCCCGACGTGACCGTTGTGTCCGATGCGGCGCCAGTGGTCGACGCCGGCGTTCTCGAAGCAGGGCCGCCCTCGACGACGCTGGTCATCAACGAGGTGGACTACGATCAGCCGGCTCCCGAGGGCGGGGCCGCAGACGACGTCGCGGAGTTCGTCGAGATCCTGAACAAATCATCGTCTCCTGTGGCGCTGACGGGCTACGAGGTTCGCTTCTACAACGGCTCGAACGCGTCGACGGTGCAGACCCCGTACTTGACGGTGCCGCTTTCGGGGACGATCGCTGTGGGGCAATATCTGGTCATTCGAGCGACGGGCCTCGCGGTCGATGGCGCCGCGATGACGATCGATTTTGCAGCCGCGAAGAACAACATTCAGAACGGCGGCAACGACAGCATCACGATCGTCAACGGTGCCACCATCGTCGACACGCTGACCTACGGAACAGCCGCGGGGCCGCCGCCCAATCCCGCGCTCGTGGAAGGCTCGGTTCCGACGGCTACCGATTCCAACACCGTGGTGGGCTCGCTCGTTCGCTCGCCCGACGGCACCGACACCAACAGCGGCAACACCGACTGGAAGTTCAGCCTAAACCCGACGCCCGGCGCGGCCAACGCGCTGTAG
- a CDS encoding endonuclease/exonuclease/phosphatase family protein translates to MRHQLAALDADVVGLQEVLRLDGDGASFDQASLVAEGLGYEIAYGRHPDALHPMGNAILSRFPIARSETRPLPAGGTDERRTVVFAELRTPHGDLPFFSTHLNWKLDEGHVREEQVRFLADAVFELAPPESSALPPVLVGDLNAEPASDEIRFLRGLTSLGRRRVYFADAFDLVGALPGYTFSRENPHAAPLREPNRRIDYVFVRGPDDRGRGEPLSARVCFDEAVEGVYASDHFGVVVALAT, encoded by the coding sequence ATCCGCCACCAACTGGCCGCCCTCGACGCCGACGTCGTCGGGCTTCAGGAGGTCCTTCGTCTCGACGGCGACGGCGCTTCCTTCGACCAAGCAAGCCTCGTCGCCGAGGGCCTCGGCTACGAGATCGCGTATGGGCGGCACCCCGACGCGCTCCACCCAATGGGCAACGCGATCCTCTCGCGCTTTCCCATCGCGCGCAGTGAGACGCGGCCCTTGCCGGCGGGGGGCACCGACGAGCGACGGACCGTCGTTTTTGCGGAGCTGCGAACGCCCCACGGAGACCTTCCGTTTTTTTCGACGCACCTCAACTGGAAGCTCGACGAAGGGCACGTGCGCGAGGAGCAGGTGCGCTTCCTGGCGGACGCCGTGTTCGAGCTCGCGCCACCCGAATCGAGCGCGCTCCCACCGGTCCTCGTGGGTGATCTGAACGCGGAGCCAGCCTCCGATGAGATTCGTTTCTTGAGAGGCCTCACGTCGCTCGGTCGCCGACGCGTGTACTTTGCAGACGCCTTCGACCTTGTCGGCGCTTTGCCGGGTTACACCTTCAGCCGCGAAAACCCCCACGCGGCGCCGCTCCGCGAGCCGAACCGGCGCATCGACTACGTCTTCGTTCGCGGACCCGACGACCGCGGACGAGGTGAGCCGCTCTCGGCCCGCGTCTGCTTCGACGAGGCCGTGGAGGGCGTGTACGCCAGCGATCACTTCGGCGTCGTGGTCGCGCTCGCGACTTGA
- a CDS encoding serine/threonine protein kinase, translating to MSPGDVVEGKFRVEGLLGEGGMGLVVAATHLFLRERVALKFLRPELLAYPELVARFAFEARAAVKVKSEHVERVLDVGEVGGVPFMVLEHLEGKNLGSWVAQHGPLSLREAAEYLIQVCSALAEVHSLGIVHRDVKPENLFLVERGGYRFVKLIDFGISKAPEPMPPSERGESRSAATEDEMALLETGELMGSPSYMAPEQLTQTRLDARTDIWALGAVLYELLTGTPLFDPYRPLPEIVSAVLQGPIPSLMDKRPDLPLAIVGVLARCLSRDRDLRFQSAAELAVALLPFAPRRSREAAERAVSHVRSTGHSEPRIALPRSEAPPASPVPARAYTPTASEVDPLFVALGEDATDYRAALRPAPVPQMANATDRSEPKTVRIVRAKASLVPRALDSAPATAHSVEPPTAARRRPGRVATVSVALAAACAAGFVAVVRLGLPIPLPTLAAEASEQPALASEQHAPSVLVSLEAAAEPSFETFEAFESYDAAARARRASPCDNPYESERCLER from the coding sequence TTGAGCCCCGGCGACGTCGTCGAGGGGAAGTTTCGGGTGGAAGGCCTCCTTGGTGAAGGTGGGATGGGGCTTGTGGTGGCGGCCACCCACCTCTTTCTGCGCGAGCGCGTCGCCCTCAAGTTCCTCCGCCCCGAGTTGCTCGCGTACCCGGAGCTCGTGGCCCGCTTCGCGTTCGAGGCCCGCGCTGCTGTCAAAGTGAAGAGCGAGCACGTCGAGCGCGTCCTCGACGTAGGCGAAGTCGGCGGCGTGCCCTTCATGGTCCTTGAGCATCTCGAGGGAAAGAACCTCGGCAGCTGGGTCGCGCAGCATGGCCCGCTCAGCTTGCGCGAAGCCGCCGAGTACCTCATTCAAGTCTGCTCCGCCTTGGCCGAGGTTCATTCGCTCGGCATCGTGCACCGCGACGTGAAACCGGAGAATTTGTTTCTCGTCGAGCGCGGCGGCTACCGTTTCGTAAAGCTCATCGACTTTGGCATCTCCAAGGCGCCGGAGCCGATGCCGCCGAGCGAGCGCGGTGAGAGTCGCAGCGCAGCGACGGAAGACGAGATGGCGCTCCTCGAGACGGGCGAGCTCATGGGCTCGCCATCGTACATGGCGCCGGAGCAGCTCACGCAGACGCGTCTCGACGCGCGCACGGACATTTGGGCCTTGGGCGCGGTGCTCTACGAGTTGCTCACCGGCACGCCGCTCTTCGACCCCTACCGGCCGCTTCCGGAAATCGTAAGCGCGGTGCTTCAGGGGCCCATCCCGTCCTTGATGGACAAGCGGCCCGATTTGCCCCTCGCCATCGTCGGCGTCCTCGCGCGCTGCCTCTCGCGTGATCGCGATCTCCGTTTTCAAAGCGCCGCCGAGCTGGCCGTCGCGCTCTTGCCTTTCGCGCCGCGCCGTTCACGGGAAGCCGCGGAGCGAGCCGTGTCACACGTTCGTTCGACGGGTCACTCGGAGCCGCGGATCGCGCTCCCGCGCTCGGAGGCACCGCCCGCATCACCGGTGCCGGCGCGCGCGTACACGCCCACGGCCAGCGAGGTGGACCCGCTCTTCGTCGCGCTCGGCGAAGACGCGACAGACTACCGCGCGGCGCTTCGTCCGGCGCCCGTCCCTCAGATGGCGAACGCCACGGACCGCAGCGAACCCAAGACGGTTCGCATCGTTCGCGCGAAGGCGTCGCTCGTGCCGCGCGCCCTCGACTCGGCGCCTGCGACGGCGCACTCGGTCGAGCCGCCCACCGCTGCGCGGCGCAGGCCGGGTCGCGTCGCGACGGTGTCGGTGGCGCTCGCCGCGGCCTGCGCGGCGGGCTTCGTCGCCGTGGTGCGGCTGGGGCTCCCGATCCCTCTTCCGACGCTCGCCGCGGAGGCCAGCGAGCAGCCCGCGCTCGCCAGTGAGCAGCACGCGCCGTCGGTGCTCGTGTCCCTCGAAGCGGCGGCGGAGCCGTCGTTCGAGACGTTCGAGGCGTTCGAGAGCTATGACGCCGCCGCGCGGGCGCGGCGGGCATCGCCCTGCGACAACCCCTACGAATCGGAGCGCTGCCTCGAGCGATAG
- a CDS encoding SDR family NAD(P)-dependent oxidoreductase gives MTDCAIVTGAAGALGGAVTRALRESTATRGLELWLVDSPRHLARAEQLATELGSARAMGANIAVAAEWRSVLEALGAAGGVPVAAALIAGGYRGGAPFWASEESSLDDMMSGNLGTVAASLRAILPGMVERKYGRVVVIGSRAVERPWTGAGAAAYAASKAAVVALAQAVAAECLEHQVTVNAILPSTMDTPANRAAMPEADPTRWVPLAAAAKLVVSLLEPGAGHVTGAAIPIYGRA, from the coding sequence ATGACAGACTGTGCCATTGTCACAGGCGCCGCGGGCGCCCTCGGTGGGGCCGTCACTCGCGCTCTCCGCGAAAGCACCGCCACCCGAGGCCTTGAGCTCTGGTTGGTCGACAGCCCGCGCCACCTCGCGCGAGCGGAGCAGCTCGCGACGGAGCTGGGGTCGGCCCGGGCGATGGGTGCCAACATTGCGGTTGCCGCCGAGTGGCGCTCGGTGCTCGAGGCCCTCGGTGCGGCCGGTGGCGTGCCCGTCGCGGCGGCGCTCATCGCCGGCGGATACCGCGGGGGCGCGCCCTTCTGGGCGAGCGAGGAGAGCTCGCTCGATGACATGATGAGCGGCAACCTGGGGACCGTCGCGGCGAGCCTGCGGGCCATCCTTCCGGGAATGGTGGAGCGCAAGTATGGACGCGTGGTCGTCATCGGCTCGCGCGCCGTGGAGCGACCGTGGACCGGCGCGGGGGCCGCGGCCTATGCCGCGTCGAAGGCAGCCGTCGTCGCGCTCGCACAAGCGGTGGCTGCCGAGTGCCTCGAGCACCAGGTCACCGTCAACGCGATCCTCCCGAGCACCATGGACACGCCGGCCAACCGGGCCGCCATGCCGGAGGCCGATCCGACGCGATGGGTGCCGCTGGCGGCCGCCGCGAAGCTCGTCGTCTCGCTGCTCGAGCCGGGCGCCGGGCACGTTACGGGGGCCGCAATTCCGATCTATGGGCGAGCCTGA
- a CDS encoding GreA/GreB family elongation factor, producing the protein MIRIAKDAADAVTHEDNKPEGDKDMRSTEASYVARGQAGRVQDLSRSLTMVGGMELIAFREGTPIETSALVVVEQGQKRTTYFLVPAAGGRRIATDRGEVLTLTTTSPLGEALLGSEAGDDIELQTPQGLRKTRIVSVE; encoded by the coding sequence ATGATCCGCATCGCGAAGGATGCCGCCGACGCCGTCACGCACGAAGACAACAAGCCCGAAGGCGATAAGGACATGCGCTCCACGGAGGCCTCCTACGTGGCCCGCGGCCAGGCGGGCCGCGTTCAAGACTTGAGTCGCTCATTGACCATGGTCGGCGGCATGGAACTCATCGCTTTTCGCGAAGGCACGCCGATCGAAACGTCGGCCCTTGTGGTCGTCGAGCAGGGCCAGAAGCGCACGACGTATTTCCTCGTTCCAGCCGCCGGCGGACGTCGCATCGCCACCGACCGTGGCGAGGTGTTGACGCTCACCACGACGAGCCCGCTCGGCGAGGCGCTCTTGGGTTCGGAGGCTGGCGACGACATCGAGCTGCAAACGCCGCAAGGCCTGCGCAAGACACGCATCGTGAGCGTCGAGTAG
- a CDS encoding FKBP-type peptidyl-prolyl cis-trans isomerase, protein MRTLSIPLAFGLALSTACGGAAETGKTRASDPSGRPPAVEGLIARNADPMCGAGFRWASDKCVPGDDERAAAADKKKDVRERKTEGGLLVEDINVGTGREVRAGDIVKLHYTGTLADGVVFDSSRSQGTPFEFRVGQGQVIKGFDRGVLGMKVGGRRKVTIPYQLGYGIEGAPPRIPPKATLVFDLDLIDVM, encoded by the coding sequence ATGCGCACGCTCTCCATCCCGCTGGCCTTTGGACTTGCGCTCTCGACTGCCTGTGGGGGGGCCGCCGAGACGGGAAAGACTCGTGCGAGCGACCCCTCGGGCCGGCCTCCCGCCGTGGAGGGGCTCATCGCGCGCAACGCCGACCCCATGTGCGGAGCTGGATTTCGCTGGGCCAGCGACAAGTGCGTTCCCGGCGACGACGAGCGCGCCGCGGCAGCGGACAAGAAGAAGGACGTTCGCGAGCGAAAGACCGAGGGTGGGCTCCTCGTCGAAGACATCAACGTCGGAACGGGACGAGAGGTGCGCGCCGGCGACATCGTCAAGCTGCACTACACAGGCACGTTGGCCGATGGTGTGGTCTTCGACAGCTCGCGCTCGCAGGGAACCCCTTTCGAGTTCCGCGTGGGTCAGGGGCAGGTCATCAAAGGCTTCGACCGCGGCGTCTTGGGCATGAAGGTCGGTGGTCGCCGCAAGGTCACGATCCCCTACCAGCTCGGCTACGGCATCGAAGGCGCTCCGCCTCGCATCCCGCCCAAGGCGACGCTCGTCTTTGACCTCGACCTCATCGACGTCATGTAG
- a CDS encoding metallophosphoesterase family protein, with the protein MRLGIFSDVHANFEALSAVLESYRKERIDVYYCLGDTVGYGGSPNECSDLVRELARVTILGNHDAAVSGRMDYSYYYEAARHALDAHAAVLSNENMAWLKGLPYEHRLDESGVLLCHGSPVRLEEFEYIFAPEQARECLAIYDRIGHITMIGHSHLCKVFALTRTAVEELPSADFVLEPDKKYIVSVGSVGQPRDFDNRASYTVFDTETRRFEFKRVENDIEPSAAKVLRGRLERNFAHRLFIGV; encoded by the coding sequence ATGCGCCTAGGCATCTTCAGCGACGTCCACGCAAACTTCGAAGCCTTGAGCGCCGTGCTTGAGTCTTACCGAAAAGAACGCATCGACGTGTACTACTGCCTCGGTGACACCGTCGGCTACGGCGGCTCTCCCAACGAGTGCAGCGATCTCGTTCGCGAGCTGGCCCGCGTCACCATCTTGGGCAACCACGACGCCGCCGTCTCGGGCCGCATGGACTACTCGTATTACTACGAGGCGGCGCGCCACGCCTTAGACGCCCACGCGGCGGTCCTCTCGAACGAGAACATGGCATGGCTTAAGGGGCTCCCCTACGAGCACCGCCTCGACGAGAGCGGCGTCCTCTTGTGCCACGGCTCGCCGGTGCGCCTCGAGGAGTTCGAGTACATCTTCGCACCCGAGCAGGCGCGCGAGTGCCTCGCCATCTACGATCGCATCGGGCACATCACGATGATCGGCCACTCTCACCTCTGCAAGGTGTTCGCGCTCACGCGGACCGCCGTTGAGGAGTTGCCGTCGGCCGACTTCGTCCTCGAGCCCGACAAGAAGTACATCGTGTCGGTGGGCTCGGTGGGACAACCGCGCGACTTCGACAACCGAGCCAGCTACACGGTGTTCGACACCGAGACGCGGCGCTTCGAGTTCAAGCGCGTCGAGAACGACATCGAGCCCTCAGCCGCCAAGGTGCTTCGCGGCCGGCTCGAACGCAACTTCGCCCATCGACTCTTTATCGGCGTCTGA